GCGAATGGCCATAGGCTCCCATTACCACGAGATCAATACCATTTTCCTGCCGGTAGTGATGCAGCGTGGGTTCCACCTCGCCTTCCAGTTGTACTGACTGTACCTGGTGACCGGCTTCAGTCAGCACACTTTCCGCCCGGGCCATTTCCTCCTGTACCTGTTCATCGCCACCGACTGCCACCAGGTGGCAAGGCAGGCCAGCTACCAGAGGACTGGAGGCCAGCATTGCCACACCATCCCGACAGGTGGGGCTGCCATCAAAGGCAATCATGAAACTTTTCGGCGGGGTGAAATCCGACGGTACGACGAGTACCGGTTTGTGCATGGCGCGCAGCACCAGCTCAACGTGGTCGCCGATCTGTGCAGCCTCCCCCGCATGCTCTTCCCCCATTTTTCCGATGACGAGAAGGCGGGTCTGCGTCTGCAATTCACCCAGAGTTTCCACCAGGTTGCCATGGCGTTGGGACTGCTTCGGGGTTTCAACGCCGGCATCTGTGGCGCGCTGTACCACAGATTCCAGCAACAGGCGCCCTTGTTCAAGCGCCAGCTTATTGCGCTTGGCGTCGAGCTCGGACAGCTCCGTCAACAGGGTTTCCCGCCCGCCCAGAAGCAGGTTGCCACTGAGGTTGGATTCCACCGGATAGCGCGAGTGATCCAGTACATGCAGGAAGGTCAGCGGGGCATCCAGTTGTTTGGCGGCCCAGGATGCGTAATCGCACACGCGGGTGGCAGCAGGTGAACCATCAATACAGGCTATTACATCACTCATTGTCTTTCTCCTATCAATGGCCGCCCATGAGTTTTTCTACCGCATCGGGTTTGTTGTGCACGGCAAATTTATCCACCAGTGTTTCGCTGGCTTCGTTCAGCCCGATCAGTTCCACCTCGGTGCCCTCGCGACGGAATTTGACAACGACCTTGTCCAGCGCACCGATGGCGGTAATATCCCAGAAGTGGGAGCGGTGGACGTCGATCGTCACTTTGTCCAATGCTTCCTTGAAGTCAAATGATGCGATGAACTGCTCCGCCGAGGTAAAGAACACCTGGCCGACCACTTCATACTGGCGGTGGCTGGCATTGTCTTCGGCCAGCTCCGAGCGCACATAGAATACGCGGCCCACTTTATCGGCATAGAACAGGGCGCTGAGAATGACGCCGATGCCGACGCCCAACGCAAGGTTGTGGGTGTAAACAGTAACCACGACAGTGGCCAGCATGACGATACTGCTGCTCGGCGGGTGTTTGGCCATGTTGGTGATGGAATCCCAACTGAAGGTACCGATCGATACCATGATCATGACGGCAACCAGAGCAGCCATCGGGATTTGTGAAACCCACTTGCCGAGAAATACCACCATGATCAGCAGGAGAGTACCCGCGACCAGTGTGGAAAGGCGGGTACGGCCACCGGATTTCACGTTGATTACCGACTGACCGATCATGGCGCATCCCGCCATACCGCCAAAGAAGCCGGAAACGATATTGGACAGGCCCTGGCCCTTGCATTCGCGATTGCGGTCGCTGGTGGTGTCGGTGAGGTCATCGACGATAGTGGCGGTCATCATGGATTCCAGCAGGCCAACGACCATCATGGTAAAGGCCACCGGGAAGATGATTTTCAGGGTTTCCAGGTTCAGCGGGATATCGGGCAGCAGGAACACCGGCAGGCTGTCGGGCAGTGCCCCCTTGTCGCCAACAGTCGGTACCTCGATGCCCATGTACATGGTAAATGCGGTGATCACCACGATACAGACCAGCGGCGACGGAACGGCCTTGGTGACCAGTGGCAACAGGTAAATGATGCCGAGACCGACGGCGACCATGGCGTAAACATGCCAGGTGACACCGCTGAGCTCCGGTAGCTGCGCCAGGAAGATCAGGATGGCCAGGGCGTTGACGAATCCGGTGACCACGGACCGGGAAACAAACCGCATCAGGTTCCCCAGTTTGAGGAAGCCGGCAAGAATTTGCAGGAAGCCGGTCAGGATGGTCGCGGCCAGCAGGTATTGCAGCCCGTGTTCTTTCACCAGTCCTACCATCAGCAGCGCCATGGCGCCGGTGGCCGCCGAGATCATCGCTGGGCGGCCGCCGGTAAAGGCGCTGATGACGCAGATACAGAAGGAGGCGTAAAGGCCGACCTTGGGGTCGACACCGGCAATGATGGAGAAGGCAATGGCTTCGGGAATCAGTGCCAGCGCGACGACCGCACCAGCCAGAGAATCGTTCTTGATATTACTGAACCAATTCAGTTTAAGAGATCGCAACATCTATGGGGATCCTGAATAACGACAAAATAGGAGCGCCCGGCAATACATACCCATTGCGCAGCAGAGGGCGCAGGACATTGAACACGCAGGCAGATAAAACGGTCGCGCATCTGGCACGATCGGTATATGCAGGCAGGGCTGCATCCAGAGAGGGGGGGGAACTTAGGGCGGAGTCAGGCTCACGGTAATCACAATACAGTCTGGGGTTGTTTTCTGGGATTGGTGTAAGAAGGTCGCGGATTCTACCAGCAGCTGGGGAAATTGGCCAGACAAACTTTGGACACCAGATGCTCTCTATGCGGCCAGGGAAGATCCCGGGTTTCGGCGCTGTGCGCCTCCACCCGGGAGATTAAGGGGAGGTTAAGGGTGGGGGGAAGGAAAAGTTACTGGGTGCTTTCCTCTGTCGGAGCCGCAACGCCCATTTCTTCCAGTAGGTTATCCGCGTGGTCCACGTTTTCCATCACCCACAGCATATATTCCACATCCACGTGAATGGCCCGGGTATTGTCGTTGAAATCCCAGTCCGCGTTGATGCTGTCGTAAGTGCCGTCGAACACCAGACCAACCAACTCACCTTTGCCGTTCATGGTGGCGGAGCCGGAGTTGCCACCGGTGATATCGACGGTAGTGAGGAAGTTGACTGGCACTGAGTCCAGCTCTTCATCATGGAAGCGACCGTAGTCCTCGTTCTCAATGGCATCCAGTAGGGCCTGGGGCGCATCGAACGGATCTTCACCGGTGTACTTGGCTTCAATACCACGCAGGGTGGTGAAGGGCACAAAGCTGTCTTTGCCGTCATTACCATCGGCGGGACCTTTGATGGTGCCGGCGGGCGGGGTGTAGCCTTTTACCAGTCCGTAGGTCAGGCGCAGGGAGCTGTTGGCATCCGGGTACACGGGCTTACCCTGTTCGTTGTAGTAGGCAATCAGCAGGTCCATATACTGCGGACGCAGTTCGGCGAATTCGCCGCCCATGGCTTTCTGGCGCTGCTCGATGGCATAGCGATCGTCATAGGTGGCCACCGCCAGCTGGATGAATGGATCGTTACTGTTGCGGAAATCTTCCGGCGATTTCTCCATCCAATCGAGGCGGGTTTCAGTCTCGGTGAGGCCGGTGCCTTTGTACATGGTGGCGAGTTTTTGCTGCAGGGCGTCGCCACTCAGCTCGCCCTCGAAGAAGCTGTCGAAGCTCTCCAGGTGCTGGTCTTCCGGCAGTGCATTGTAGCGCTCGATAAAGTAGGTCCAGATGGCCTGGTCTACCGACGGCTCGAAGTTGCGCTCGATACGCTTCATGCTTTCGGTGAAACGGGTCATGTCGCGCTCCTGATAGCCGGGCTCGCGCTCCATGTTCGGCTTCTGCTTTTCCAGGCTGAGGCGGTACAGGCGCTGGGCGGCGCTCAGCATGGACGAGCGGTTCATATAGCCCAGCAGCAGGTCGCGCTCCTGGGTGGACTGCTTTTCGGTTATCAGTTTCTGCAGATCACTGATGACGGAAGCGTACTTTTTGCTGGCTTCCGGGTTGGCTTCAATCCACGCCTGCAGATCTTGTTCCAGCTGTTGCTTACGCTGAAGCAGGTCGCTGCGGTTATAGCCCTCCATCATGCCGGTAAAGTTTTTGGCATAGTTGTTGAGGCCGGCCACCAGGCTTGCATATTTGAGTGCGGCATCCTTGTTGTCTTCGGTGGCGTTACCGATGACCTCAGACCATTCCGCCAGCACTTTCTGCATGGTGGGGTAGTACCAGGTGAAGTTGTTGCTCACTTCTTCCGCGGTGCGGTAGCGGTTGGTGCTGCCGGGGTAGCCGGCGACCATCACGTAATCACCCTCTTCCGGTCCTTGAGTTGCCACTTTCAGGTGGTGCTTGGGCTCGTAGGGCACATTGTCTTCAGAGAAGTCGGCGGGTTTGCCATCCGGGCCCACATAGGCGCGCAGGAAAGAGTAGTCGCCGGTGTGGCGCGGCCACATCCAGTTGTCGATATCGCCACCGAACTTGCCGATGGAAGAGGCGGGGGCGTGCACCAGGCGCACGTCGCGGATCGCCAGCTGTTTGATCAGGTAGTAGCTGGCACCGCCGTAGTAGCTGTAGACCTCGCAGCGGTGGCCGGGGTCGGATTCACACTCGGCGACCAGCGCCTTTTCCGCATCTTCAATGGCCTTGAAGCGGGTGGCACCGTCCATGTCGTCGCTGAGCTTGCCTTTCACCTTGTCGGTGACTTCCTGCATGTCCACGGTGACGTAAACGCGGGAGCCGGGCACCGCGGGCAGTTCTTCCTCCAAGGTTTTGGCGAGAAAGCCATTGGCCAGCAGGTCGTTGTCTTCCGTGGAGTTGTAGGAAATGGAGCCGTAGGCGCAGTGGTGGTTGGTGGCCACCAGTCCCTTGGGGGAGACGAAAGACGCGGAGCAGCCGCCGAGACTGACGACCGCATTCATGGGGAACTTGGTCAGGTCTGTCATGGTTTCCGGGTCCAGCTCCAGCCCCAGGCTTTTCAACTTGTCGCCCAGTTCCGGCAGCTGGCGGGGCATCCACATGCCCTCGGTGGATACGTTGTTGGAGACATTGGTGTTGGCGGCAGATTGCGCAGGCTTTGCGGTGGTGTCTTCAGTGTCGGTGTTTTGAGTGTTCTCAGCCGGCTTGCCGCAGGCGGCCAGCATGGCAACAGCCATAGACAATCCCAGAACTCGGGGAAAGTTGGTGTAGGTCACGATAAATCCTTCTTATTTGAGGGTTATATTTGTGGAAATTACTGGAGCGTTGAAATAGTGGTCGGCCGCACGGCGGCGATCCTGTGCCGAAATACTCTCATAGTTCGCAAGAAGCGAAAACAATACTTCATCTGGCTGGGCGGGAGTGGTCGGCATACGCAAGAATGCGCAGCGCCCCCGCTAGTGGCCCGTTAGTGGCCCAGTAGGAAGGCGCTGCGCCAAGTGCTGAGGTAGCAGCAATATAGAAGTCGCTATTAAAGGGGGGAACCCTGTTTAAGGGCTACCCGAGATCGTTAACGTTCATACACGCGGCGGCCGCGGCTGTCGTAGTAGTAGCGCTTTTTCTTTTCACGGTCGTACAGCCAGCCACCGACACCACCCAGTACAGAGCCGACTGCCGCACCACCGATATCACCGCCAGTTACCAGTGCCCCGGTCACTGCACCGATACCGATACCCGTGCCTACGCGCCGATCGGTATCGCTCATGTTGGCGCAACCGGTTGTTGCCAGAGTGAATGTCAGTGCGGAAGCCAGTCCCGCGCGTTTGAGTGTCTGAAATTGCATACAATACTCCGGATTGTTCATCTGCTCGGAAGTTGCCGATGCAGTGTATGGTGGCGAATGACGACCTCCCATTTTTTGTCAATGAAAAAAGTTGTACCACGATGATGGAAAAGCAGGACCTGGTGGATATTGCCCGTACCCGGATGCCTTTTGGCAAGTATGCCGGCCGGATGCTGATCGATTTGCCAGAGGAATATCTGCTCTGGTTTGCGAAGCAAGGGTTTCCGAGCGGGCGGCTGGGGCAGCTGATGGCGATGACGCTGGAAATCAAGATCGAGGGACTGGAAGGGTTGATCAAACCCCTTAAGCG
The Microbulbifer celer DNA segment above includes these coding regions:
- a CDS encoding universal stress protein encodes the protein MSDVIACIDGSPAATRVCDYASWAAKQLDAPLTFLHVLDHSRYPVESNLSGNLLLGGRETLLTELSELDAKRNKLALEQGRLLLESVVQRATDAGVETPKQSQRHGNLVETLGELQTQTRLLVIGKMGEEHAGEAAQIGDHVELVLRAMHKPVLVVPSDFTPPKSFMIAFDGSPTCRDGVAMLASSPLVAGLPCHLVAVGGDEQVQEEMARAESVLTEAGHQVQSVQLEGEVEPTLHHYRQENGIDLVVMGAYGHSRIREFLVGSTTRKMITNAKVPHFVLR
- a CDS encoding SulP family inorganic anion transporter, with the protein product MLRSLKLNWFSNIKNDSLAGAVVALALIPEAIAFSIIAGVDPKVGLYASFCICVISAFTGGRPAMISAATGAMALLMVGLVKEHGLQYLLAATILTGFLQILAGFLKLGNLMRFVSRSVVTGFVNALAILIFLAQLPELSGVTWHVYAMVAVGLGIIYLLPLVTKAVPSPLVCIVVITAFTMYMGIEVPTVGDKGALPDSLPVFLLPDIPLNLETLKIIFPVAFTMMVVGLLESMMTATIVDDLTDTTSDRNRECKGQGLSNIVSGFFGGMAGCAMIGQSVINVKSGGRTRLSTLVAGTLLLIMVVFLGKWVSQIPMAALVAVMIMVSIGTFSWDSITNMAKHPPSSSIVMLATVVVTVYTHNLALGVGIGVILSALFYADKVGRVFYVRSELAEDNASHRQYEVVGQVFFTSAEQFIASFDFKEALDKVTIDVHRSHFWDITAIGALDKVVVKFRREGTEVELIGLNEASETLVDKFAVHNKPDAVEKLMGGH
- a CDS encoding S46 family peptidase — protein: MAVAMLAACGKPAENTQNTDTEDTTAKPAQSAANTNVSNNVSTEGMWMPRQLPELGDKLKSLGLELDPETMTDLTKFPMNAVVSLGGCSASFVSPKGLVATNHHCAYGSISYNSTEDNDLLANGFLAKTLEEELPAVPGSRVYVTVDMQEVTDKVKGKLSDDMDGATRFKAIEDAEKALVAECESDPGHRCEVYSYYGGASYYLIKQLAIRDVRLVHAPASSIGKFGGDIDNWMWPRHTGDYSFLRAYVGPDGKPADFSEDNVPYEPKHHLKVATQGPEEGDYVMVAGYPGSTNRYRTAEEVSNNFTWYYPTMQKVLAEWSEVIGNATEDNKDAALKYASLVAGLNNYAKNFTGMMEGYNRSDLLQRKQQLEQDLQAWIEANPEASKKYASVISDLQKLITEKQSTQERDLLLGYMNRSSMLSAAQRLYRLSLEKQKPNMEREPGYQERDMTRFTESMKRIERNFEPSVDQAIWTYFIERYNALPEDQHLESFDSFFEGELSGDALQQKLATMYKGTGLTETETRLDWMEKSPEDFRNSNDPFIQLAVATYDDRYAIEQRQKAMGGEFAELRPQYMDLLIAYYNEQGKPVYPDANSSLRLTYGLVKGYTPPAGTIKGPADGNDGKDSFVPFTTLRGIEAKYTGEDPFDAPQALLDAIENEDYGRFHDEELDSVPVNFLTTVDITGGNSGSATMNGKGELVGLVFDGTYDSINADWDFNDNTRAIHVDVEYMLWVMENVDHADNLLEEMGVAAPTEESTQ
- a CDS encoding glycine zipper domain-containing protein, whose translation is MQFQTLKRAGLASALTFTLATTGCANMSDTDRRVGTGIGIGAVTGALVTGGDIGGAAVGSVLGGVGGWLYDREKKKRYYYDSRGRRVYER
- a CDS encoding DUF3820 family protein codes for the protein MMEKQDLVDIARTRMPFGKYAGRMLIDLPEEYLLWFAKQGFPSGRLGQLMAMTLEIKIEGLEGLIKPLKR